The genomic window TAACGCGTAGACTGTAATTAAAGAAGGTTTAAATACATTAATTAGGAAAGAAAAGTTGAAAAACCTGAAAAATTTCAAAGGAACCATCGATCTTGATATAAATCTTAATGAATTAAGAAAAAGATGAATCAAGTTTTATTAGATTCTTCCGTTTGGATCGAATATTTTAGAAATTCTAATTCCAAAGTCTCTTCAGAGGTTGATAAATTGATCGATATAGGAAATATTTTTACAAATCAATT from Leptospira wolbachii serovar Codice str. CDC includes these protein-coding regions:
- a CDS encoding PIN domain-containing protein, coding for MNQVLLDSSVWIEYFRNSNSKVSSEVDKLIDIGNIFTNQLILTEIIPYLKVKKQNQLIQILESIESFEIVYRLETN